A region from the Colwellia sp. PAMC 21821 genome encodes:
- the prmC gene encoding peptide chain release factor N(5)-glutamine methyltransferase, whose translation MTMAKLITFGEQLLLPHSDSAKLDTELLICFVIDKSPSFLLTWPEHKLSLEQTTQFAELLSRRFQGEPIAYIVKLREFWSLPLQVSPATLIPRPDTEVLVELVLSHHDFASLNCLDLGTGTGAIALALASERPQWTIEAVDFSHDAVALAISNANNLHLSKVNIYQSDWFNEVSREKRFDIIVSNPPYIDEHDYHLNEGDVMYEPKTALVAADNGLADIKIIASQALNFLKPGGFLYIEHGFEQRIAVQEILTNLAYSEIETIKDYSNNDRITWACYSV comes from the coding sequence ATGACCATGGCTAAATTAATTACTTTTGGCGAGCAACTTTTGTTGCCTCATTCTGACAGTGCTAAATTAGATACTGAGCTATTAATTTGCTTTGTAATTGATAAATCACCGAGTTTTTTATTAACGTGGCCTGAGCATAAGTTGTCACTAGAGCAAACTACGCAATTTGCTGAGTTATTGTCGCGCAGATTTCAGGGCGAACCCATCGCCTATATTGTTAAACTGCGCGAGTTTTGGTCATTACCATTACAAGTGTCTCCCGCCACCTTAATACCTCGTCCAGATACCGAAGTGCTGGTTGAACTTGTATTGTCTCATCACGATTTCGCAAGCTTAAACTGTTTAGATTTAGGCACAGGTACCGGTGCCATCGCGTTAGCTTTAGCGTCGGAGCGACCTCAGTGGACAATAGAGGCGGTTGATTTTAGTCATGATGCCGTAGCGCTTGCCATTAGCAACGCCAATAATTTACATCTATCAAAGGTGAATATTTATCAAAGTGATTGGTTTAATGAGGTTTCTCGTGAGAAGCGCTTTGATATTATTGTCAGTAATCCACCGTATATCGATGAGCATGACTATCATCTTAATGAAGGTGATGTTATGTATGAGCCGAAAACCGCACTAGTTGCAGCGGATAACGGCTTAGCTGACATTAAAATTATTGCTAGCCAAGCATTAAACTTCTTAAAGCCTGGTGGATTTTTATATATTGAACACGGCTTTGAACAACGTATTGCTGTACAAGAAATTTTAACGAATTTAGCTTACAGCGAAATTGAAACAATAAAAGATTATAGTAACAACGACCGAATTACTTGGGCTTGTTACTCAGTATAA
- the lolB gene encoding lipoprotein insertase outer membrane protein LolB: MYSKQYSKRLITLFFVGILSACSSINDIPVDKNQVNQDINSRNKQVSKLNSWTIAGKIAFINSQKRQSATLHWQKNAADKTESLNLSTLFGIKVLELNQLQDNFTLEVGGNHYNTQDLDRLIYELTGLNLPTRAMNHWLKGLAFLPEDKVVYHAKTLLPESLTSRYNNENWLIKYTKYHHIGPYQLAKQLTITQGDLSIKIVIHSWVV; the protein is encoded by the coding sequence ATGTATAGTAAACAGTATAGTAAACGACTCATTACACTATTTTTTGTTGGTATATTAAGTGCTTGTAGTAGCATCAACGACATTCCAGTCGATAAAAATCAAGTAAACCAAGATATCAATAGCCGTAATAAACAAGTATCAAAACTCAATAGCTGGACCATAGCCGGAAAGATAGCCTTCATAAATAGTCAAAAACGCCAAAGTGCTACGCTGCATTGGCAGAAAAATGCTGCAGATAAAACCGAGTCGTTAAATTTATCGACGTTATTTGGCATTAAAGTATTAGAGCTTAATCAACTGCAAGATAATTTCACATTGGAAGTTGGCGGCAATCATTATAATACGCAGGACTTAGACCGTTTAATCTATGAACTTACAGGCTTAAACCTACCCACTCGAGCCATGAATCATTGGCTAAAAGGCTTAGCATTTTTACCAGAAGACAAGGTGGTTTATCATGCAAAAACATTGCTTCCAGAGTCTTTAACGAGTCGTTATAACAATGAAAACTGGCTGATAAAATACACTAAATATCATCACATTGGACCATATCAATTGGCTAAACAGCTAACGATTACGCAAGGCGATTTAAGTATAAAAATTGTCATACATTCATGGGTAGTTTAA
- a CDS encoding SirB2 family protein, with product MLKHLHMTVAVISILLFTFRFALTLANSNKLSLKWLKIAPHIIDTLLLGLGIALAIKLSINPGEQLWLAEKILAVFAYIFTGYYTLKLARNRTMQIIGFLGAIGWIMLIVRIAISKETVFLAGL from the coding sequence ATGCTTAAACATTTACATATGACCGTTGCCGTGATCAGTATCTTACTGTTTACCTTTCGTTTTGCTTTAACATTAGCTAATTCAAATAAATTGTCATTGAAATGGCTGAAAATTGCCCCACATATTATCGATACCTTACTGCTGGGTCTTGGTATTGCTTTAGCGATTAAACTGTCGATAAATCCAGGTGAACAATTATGGTTAGCCGAAAAAATATTAGCCGTATTTGCTTATATTTTTACCGGTTACTACACCCTTAAATTAGCGCGAAATCGTACCATGCAAATTATTGGCTTTTTGGGTGCTATAGGTTGGATAATGCTGATTGTGCGTATCGCCATAAGCAAGGAAACCGTATTTTTAGCTGGCTTATAA
- the pth gene encoding aminoacyl-tRNA hydrolase — MAIQLVVGLGNPGSEYSKTRHNAGDWFVQELASRYNISLKPEKKYSGLYGKGLIAGQLVHLLIPTTFMNRSGQAVAPLANFFRIPVEDILVAHDELDMLPGVCKIKQGGGHGGHNGLRDIISSMANNREFYRLRIGIDHPGHRDRVTGHVLGKAPANEQNLIDQAIDEAARCFEIWQTDDIKKAQNRLHSFKAQ, encoded by the coding sequence ATGGCGATTCAGTTAGTAGTCGGCTTAGGAAATCCAGGTTCCGAATACAGTAAAACCCGTCATAATGCTGGTGATTGGTTCGTTCAAGAACTTGCTTCACGTTATAACATTTCACTAAAGCCAGAAAAAAAATATTCAGGTCTATATGGTAAAGGATTGATTGCTGGGCAATTAGTTCATCTTCTAATACCTACCACTTTTATGAATCGTAGTGGACAGGCCGTGGCACCATTAGCCAACTTTTTTCGTATTCCCGTTGAAGATATACTCGTTGCTCACGATGAGTTAGATATGTTACCCGGCGTTTGTAAAATCAAACAAGGTGGCGGTCACGGTGGCCACAATGGCTTGCGCGATATTATTTCGAGCATGGCTAATAACAGAGAATTTTATCGGTTACGCATTGGCATTGATCATCCAGGTCATCGCGATCGCGTTACTGGGCATGTGCTTGGAAAAGCGCCTGCAAACGAACAAAACTTAATTGACCAAGCGATAGACGAAGCTGCACGCTGTTTTGAAATTTGGCAAACAGACGATATTAAAAAAGCTCAAAATCGTCTACATTCTTTTAAAGCGCAATAA
- a CDS encoding DUF3718 domain-containing protein has product MKTIFIASLVLAIAFSYTPQSLAFDDSMSLRICEYVSINDKKRLRKYLKLNNLKIRSIFDNVQCNGENLLEFAATSNALDVGEYLIGKLPVKTVSDNLAVVKKNSAHLAKVANERIK; this is encoded by the coding sequence ATGAAAACTATCTTTATAGCATCTTTAGTACTCGCCATAGCATTTTCTTACACACCACAAAGTTTAGCCTTTGATGACAGCATGTCATTGCGTATCTGTGAATATGTCTCGATAAACGACAAAAAACGTTTACGTAAATATTTAAAATTAAATAATCTTAAAATAAGATCGATTTTTGATAACGTTCAATGTAATGGTGAAAATTTACTCGAGTTTGCTGCTACCTCAAATGCGTTAGATGTTGGTGAATACTTAATAGGTAAGTTACCCGTCAAAACAGTGAGTGATAATTTGGCCGTGGTAAAGAAAAATTCAGCACACCTCGCAAAAGTAGCAAACGAGCGTATAAAATAA
- a CDS encoding 50S ribosomal protein L25/general stress protein Ctc translates to MTDLFTLDAEVRTDLGKGASRRLRHANKVPAIIYGEGKEPVSLTLEHKNVFRAQQEEAFYSHVLTINVDGKPVECLLKDMQRHPFKQVVMHLDFLRINAKNAVQVNAPIHFLNEEEAEKLGGTMAHHMNEIAITCLPADIPEYIEIDVAHLELGQTLHLSDITLPKGVTSDELAKGEDHDQAVVTLNAAKVVVEDEDEDAPEAPAEAPAE, encoded by the coding sequence ATGACAGATTTATTTACATTGGATGCTGAAGTACGTACAGATTTAGGGAAAGGTGCGAGCCGCCGCCTACGTCACGCGAACAAAGTTCCAGCAATTATATACGGTGAAGGCAAAGAGCCTGTTTCTTTAACGTTAGAGCACAAAAATGTTTTCCGTGCACAACAAGAAGAAGCATTTTACTCTCACGTTTTAACGATCAACGTTGACGGCAAGCCAGTTGAGTGTCTTTTAAAAGACATGCAACGTCACCCGTTCAAGCAAGTTGTAATGCATTTAGATTTTTTACGTATTAACGCTAAAAATGCTGTACAAGTTAATGCTCCAATTCATTTCCTTAATGAAGAAGAAGCAGAGAAACTTGGTGGCACTATGGCTCACCATATGAATGAAATTGCAATTACATGTTTACCTGCTGACATTCCTGAGTACATCGAAATTGATGTTGCTCACTTAGAACTTGGTCAAACGCTACATTTATCAGATATCACTTTACCTAAAGGCGTTACTTCTGACGAACTAGCTAAAGGCGAAGATCATGACCAAGCAGTTGTTACATTAAACGCTGCTAAAGTTGTAGTTGAAGATGAAGACGAAGACGCACCTGAAGCACCTGCAGAAGCTCCAGCTGAGTAA
- the prfA gene encoding peptide chain release factor 1: MNKSVYQKLEILVERFEEVQALLSDPETISNQEKFQALSKEFSQLEVVTSAFHAYQEAENDFATAEEMLKDEDPDMREMAQEEFKSAKKAVEEMTGELQVLLLPRDPKDDNNCFVEIRAGAGGDEAAIFAGDLFRMYSRYAEKQGWKIELMNSNISEQGGFKEIVVKVNGVGVYGQMKYESGGHRVQRVPETESQGRVHTSACTVVVMPEIPESQAIEINKADLKVDTFRASGAGGQHVNKTDSAIRITHIPSGVVVECQDQRSQHKNRAQAMSVLQARLQQAEDEKRRSAEESSRRNLVASGDRSERIRTYNFPQGRMSDHRINLTLYRLNEIMEGNLHLILEPIMQESQADLLAELSEQH; the protein is encoded by the coding sequence ATGAATAAATCTGTTTACCAAAAACTTGAGATACTTGTCGAACGCTTTGAAGAAGTTCAAGCGTTATTGTCTGATCCTGAAACTATTTCCAATCAAGAAAAATTCCAAGCTTTATCAAAAGAATTCTCACAATTAGAAGTGGTCACATCTGCTTTTCATGCTTATCAAGAAGCGGAAAATGATTTTGCTACGGCAGAAGAAATGCTCAAAGATGAAGACCCTGATATGCGTGAAATGGCGCAAGAAGAGTTTAAATCGGCTAAGAAAGCGGTAGAAGAAATGACTGGCGAGCTGCAAGTGTTGTTATTACCTCGTGACCCTAAAGACGATAATAATTGCTTTGTTGAAATTCGCGCAGGCGCAGGTGGCGATGAAGCCGCTATTTTCGCTGGTGACTTATTCCGTATGTACAGTCGCTATGCTGAAAAGCAAGGTTGGAAAATCGAACTAATGAACTCCAACATAAGCGAGCAAGGCGGCTTTAAAGAAATTGTAGTTAAGGTTAATGGTGTTGGCGTTTACGGTCAAATGAAGTATGAATCTGGTGGTCACCGAGTACAACGTGTACCAGAAACAGAATCACAAGGTCGTGTGCATACGTCTGCTTGTACTGTTGTTGTGATGCCTGAAATTCCAGAGTCACAAGCGATTGAAATCAATAAAGCTGATTTGAAAGTAGATACCTTCCGTGCGTCAGGAGCAGGTGGACAACACGTTAATAAAACCGATTCAGCTATTCGTATTACCCATATTCCAAGTGGTGTGGTAGTTGAATGTCAAGACCAACGCTCGCAGCATAAAAACCGTGCGCAAGCTATGTCAGTTTTACAAGCGCGCTTACAGCAAGCGGAAGATGAAAAACGCCGTAGTGCCGAAGAGTCTTCTCGTCGTAACTTAGTGGCGAGTGGCGATCGCTCTGAACGAATTCGTACGTATAACTTCCCGCAAGGGCGTATGAGTGATCATCGTATCAACCTAACACTTTATCGTTTAAACGAGATCATGGAAGGTAATTTACACTTGATACTTGAGCCAATTATGCAAGAAAGCCAGGCTGACTTATTGGCAGAGCTTTCAGAGCAGCATTAG
- the hemA gene encoding glutamyl-tRNA reductase translates to MSIVAVGINHKTAPVAVREKISFNPDNLSSALQELILSVDCKEAAILSTCNRTELYIVQDGDVTLTQERLVRWLEQHHNVPASTITPSLYWHQDQQAVNHMMRVACGLDSLVLGEPQILGQMKQAYKQAKAAGSMALVMDRLFQRTFGVAKQVRTDTEIGASAVSVAFAAVNLAKHIFASLDKTRVLLVGAGETIELVAKHLYENNVGHITVANRTLSRAENMAKQFGADVITLAQIPEMMASADIVISSTASTLPIIGKGMVEKALTKRKHRPMFMVDLAVPRDIEEQVSDLEDVFLYTVDDLQNIITKNLDNRRKEAVMAEGIVTEQSSSFMSWLRGLNTQDTVISYRKQCLDNRDQLLEKAMQQLAADKNPEAVIAELATKLTNKFMHAPTSAIQSAAQGGELDRLVYLRDIFNIEDKK, encoded by the coding sequence ATGTCGATAGTTGCAGTAGGTATCAATCATAAAACCGCTCCGGTTGCTGTTAGGGAAAAAATATCATTTAACCCTGATAACTTGAGCTCGGCTTTGCAGGAACTGATCCTTTCAGTAGACTGCAAAGAAGCCGCGATTTTATCTACCTGTAATCGAACCGAGTTGTACATAGTGCAAGATGGTGATGTAACCCTGACGCAAGAACGTTTAGTGCGTTGGTTAGAACAGCATCATAATGTACCAGCGTCTACCATAACCCCAAGTTTATATTGGCATCAAGACCAACAGGCTGTGAACCACATGATGCGTGTTGCTTGTGGTTTAGATTCTTTAGTACTTGGTGAGCCGCAAATATTGGGGCAAATGAAACAAGCCTACAAACAAGCCAAAGCTGCAGGCTCGATGGCGTTAGTTATGGACCGCCTTTTTCAACGTACTTTTGGTGTGGCTAAACAAGTTAGAACTGACACCGAAATTGGCGCAAGTGCTGTGTCTGTTGCTTTTGCCGCCGTTAATTTAGCAAAACATATATTTGCTAGTTTAGACAAAACCCGCGTTTTGCTTGTCGGGGCTGGAGAAACCATTGAGTTAGTGGCTAAGCATTTATACGAAAATAATGTTGGTCATATTACGGTAGCTAACCGAACGTTAAGTCGCGCTGAAAACATGGCGAAACAATTTGGTGCCGATGTTATTACACTGGCGCAAATTCCAGAAATGATGGCCAGTGCCGATATAGTGATCAGTTCAACAGCCAGCACTTTACCCATTATTGGTAAAGGCATGGTAGAAAAAGCCTTAACGAAAAGAAAGCACCGTCCAATGTTTATGGTTGATTTAGCTGTGCCTCGTGATATTGAAGAGCAAGTATCAGATCTTGAGGACGTATTTCTTTACACCGTTGATGACTTGCAAAATATTATTACAAAAAACTTAGATAATCGTCGTAAAGAAGCGGTTATGGCTGAAGGTATTGTTACGGAACAATCCTCTAGTTTTATGTCATGGTTGCGGGGATTAAACACTCAAGATACGGTGATTTCATATCGTAAACAGTGTTTAGATAACCGTGATCAATTGCTCGAAAAAGCCATGCAACAATTAGCCGCCGATAAAAACCCTGAAGCGGTAATTGCCGAACTTGCTACTAAGTTAACCAATAAATTTATGCATGCGCCGACAAGTGCAATACAGTCTGCCGCGCAAGGTGGAGAACTAGATAGGCTTGTGTACTTGCGAGACATTTTCAACATAGAAGATAAAAAGTAG
- the ispE gene encoding 4-(cytidine 5'-diphospho)-2-C-methyl-D-erythritol kinase, whose amino-acid sequence MTLNNKTFITFPSPAKLNLFLHIVGRMDSGYHQLETVFQFLDYHDTLAFNVTVDKKITLLTPIPGVDNDDNLIVKAAKLLQSYTNCTQGVDIKLDKRLPMGGGLGGGSSNAATVLLALNALWRTKLDTAQLADLGLKLGADVPIFIHGFAAFAQGIGEQLTPASPKTYWYLVSKPNCSISTQSVFTAADLTRDTPSIRYSDENIDNYHNDCQSWVIKHYPEVAKLLAWLIEYAPSQMTGTGACIFSRFSSKHDACYVQSLLPTGIESFVAEGLNQSPLHAAIAAVNDN is encoded by the coding sequence ATGACCTTGAATAACAAAACCTTCATTACATTTCCTTCACCGGCGAAACTTAACTTGTTTTTGCATATTGTCGGCCGAATGGACAGCGGTTATCACCAACTAGAAACCGTTTTCCAGTTTCTTGATTATCACGATACTCTTGCATTTAATGTCACGGTTGATAAAAAAATAACGCTACTGACACCAATCCCTGGCGTTGACAATGACGATAATTTAATCGTAAAAGCCGCTAAGTTATTACAAAGCTATACCAACTGTACTCAAGGTGTAGACATTAAACTAGACAAGCGATTACCTATGGGGGGTGGCTTAGGTGGAGGTTCATCAAATGCAGCGACCGTGCTGCTAGCGCTTAATGCGCTCTGGCGAACTAAGCTCGATACTGCCCAACTGGCTGACCTAGGTTTAAAATTGGGTGCTGACGTGCCAATATTTATTCATGGCTTTGCCGCATTTGCCCAAGGAATTGGCGAGCAGCTAACCCCGGCTTCGCCAAAAACTTATTGGTACTTAGTTTCTAAACCTAATTGCAGTATTTCTACACAAAGTGTTTTTACGGCAGCAGATTTAACGCGAGATACGCCATCTATACGCTACAGCGATGAAAATATCGATAATTATCACAATGATTGTCAATCTTGGGTAATAAAACACTACCCCGAGGTTGCCAAACTACTGGCTTGGTTGATAGAATACGCGCCGTCCCAGATGACAGGAACTGGTGCGTGTATCTTTTCACGTTTTAGCTCTAAACATGACGCGTGCTACGTGCAATCTTTACTACCTACAGGTATAGAATCATTCGTAGCCGAAGGACTAAATCAATCGCCCTTACATGCTGCAATTGCGGCAGTAAACGACAATTAA
- the ychF gene encoding redox-regulated ATPase YchF, which yields MGFKCGIVGLPNVGKSTLFNALTKAGIEAANFPFCTIEPNTGVVPVPDPRLDALASIVKPERVLATTMEFVDIAGLVAGASKGEGLGNKFLANIRETDAIGHVVRCFENDNIIHVANKVSPIDDIEVINTELALSDMDTAERAIFRLAKKAKGGDQEAKFEMPVLQKILKHVEEGEMVRSLELTKEEKAAVAYLNFLTIKPTMYIANVNDDGFENNPYLDQVQEIADKEGAIVVAVCAEIESELSEMDDEDRVEFMAEMGLEEPGLNRVINAGYSLLHLQTYFTAGVKEVRAWTVKQNATAPQAAGVIHTDFEKGFIRAEVVAYDDFIEFNGESGAKEAGKWRLEGKEYRVKDGDVVHFRFNV from the coding sequence ATGGGATTTAAATGTGGTATTGTTGGCTTGCCCAACGTAGGTAAATCAACACTTTTCAATGCGTTAACTAAAGCGGGCATTGAAGCTGCGAACTTTCCCTTTTGTACAATTGAGCCGAATACAGGCGTTGTTCCTGTACCCGACCCACGCTTAGATGCCTTAGCAAGTATAGTAAAGCCAGAACGAGTTCTTGCAACGACTATGGAATTTGTTGATATTGCCGGTTTAGTGGCTGGTGCTTCAAAAGGTGAAGGTTTAGGTAATAAGTTTTTAGCTAATATTCGTGAAACTGATGCTATTGGCCACGTAGTGCGTTGTTTTGAAAACGACAATATTATTCATGTTGCTAATAAAGTTAGTCCTATTGATGATATAGAAGTCATCAATACTGAATTAGCTTTATCAGACATGGATACAGCAGAGCGTGCTATTTTTCGTCTAGCCAAGAAAGCTAAAGGCGGAGATCAAGAAGCTAAGTTTGAAATGCCCGTGCTACAAAAAATATTAAAACATGTCGAAGAAGGTGAAATGGTGCGTTCTTTAGAGCTGACTAAAGAAGAAAAAGCTGCCGTTGCCTACTTAAACTTTTTAACCATTAAGCCAACCATGTACATTGCCAATGTTAATGATGATGGTTTTGAAAATAACCCTTACCTTGACCAAGTTCAAGAGATCGCGGACAAAGAAGGTGCAATCGTTGTTGCTGTTTGTGCTGAAATCGAAAGTGAATTATCTGAAATGGACGATGAAGACCGTGTTGAATTTATGGCTGAGATGGGATTAGAAGAACCTGGTCTAAACCGTGTTATCAATGCGGGTTACTCATTACTGCACTTACAAACCTATTTTACCGCAGGTGTAAAAGAAGTTAGAGCTTGGACTGTAAAACAAAATGCTACCGCGCCACAAGCAGCCGGTGTTATCCATACTGACTTTGAAAAAGGCTTTATCCGTGCAGAGGTTGTAGCCTATGATGACTTTATCGAGTTCAACGGTGAGTCTGGTGCAAAAGAAGCGGGTAAATGGCGTTTAGAAGGCAAAGAGTATCGTGTTAAAGATGGTGACGTAGTTCATTTTAGATTTAATGTTTAA
- a CDS encoding ribose-phosphate pyrophosphokinase, translated as MPDMKIFAGNATPELAKQIANRLYITLGEAKIGSFSDGEISVEITENVRGADVFIIQSTCAPTNDNLMELIVMIDALRRASAGRITAVMPYFGYARQDRRVRSARVPITAKVVADFLSSVGVDRVLTVDLHAEQIQGFFDVPVDNVFGTPILLEDMLARNIENPVVVSPDIGGVVRARAVAKLLDDADLAIIDKRRPKANVAQVMHIIGDVKGRDCFIVDDMIDTGGTLAKAAEALKEHGAKRVFAYATHPVLSGNAAENLRNSVIDEVVVTDSIPLSDEIKALGNVRQLTLSGMLSEAIRRVCNEESISAMFDA; from the coding sequence GTGCCTGACATGAAGATCTTTGCGGGTAACGCCACCCCTGAACTGGCCAAACAAATCGCTAATCGTCTATATATCACCTTAGGCGAAGCCAAGATTGGTAGTTTTAGTGATGGTGAAATTAGTGTTGAAATTACTGAAAACGTGCGTGGTGCGGATGTTTTTATAATTCAATCAACTTGTGCCCCTACCAACGATAACTTAATGGAACTAATCGTGATGATTGATGCGCTTCGTCGTGCATCAGCTGGACGTATTACTGCCGTTATGCCTTATTTTGGCTATGCTCGTCAAGACCGTCGCGTTCGTAGTGCTCGTGTACCAATCACGGCAAAAGTTGTGGCTGACTTCTTATCAAGTGTAGGCGTTGACCGTGTATTAACGGTTGATTTACACGCAGAACAAATCCAAGGCTTTTTTGATGTACCAGTGGATAACGTTTTTGGTACACCAATTTTATTAGAAGACATGCTGGCTCGTAACATTGAAAACCCAGTAGTAGTTTCTCCTGATATTGGTGGTGTTGTTCGTGCTCGTGCGGTGGCTAAATTATTAGATGATGCAGATCTTGCCATTATTGATAAACGTCGCCCTAAAGCTAACGTTGCACAAGTTATGCATATCATTGGTGATGTTAAGGGCCGTGATTGCTTCATCGTAGATGACATGATCGACACTGGCGGAACACTTGCAAAAGCAGCAGAAGCATTAAAAGAACACGGTGCTAAACGCGTATTTGCTTATGCAACTCACCCAGTACTTTCTGGTAATGCGGCTGAAAATTTAAGAAATTCAGTTATTGATGAAGTTGTTGTAACTGATTCAATTCCATTATCAGATGAAATTAAAGCGCTAGGTAATGTTCGTCAACTGACCTTAAGTGGTATGTTGTCTGAAGCCATTCGTCGTGTATGTAACGAAGAGTCTATCTCTGCAATGTTTGATGCGTAA